A segment of the Trifolium pratense cultivar HEN17-A07 linkage group LG7, ARS_RC_1.1, whole genome shotgun sequence genome:
gtggatttccttcctggattggtatcccccagagtaggcagttggctgaactgggttaacaattacttgtgtcatttatttattttctgtcagttttttatatgttatataagatgtgccaacaatagataACAACATTatacacaaagtagttgttgggacatcttaggcaacatcattctagtgataccagaatttcaatatGAACTGAAATCTATGTTTGTATGTACAGGCAACCGGCGTATGCCAAATTGTATGTTACAACAGACTCCTCTACGAGTAGTCACCTATACCGATGCACATGAAGGTGAAAACATTGTTGGAAACAATCAGATGGCGTATGAATATCTTGGACTATATAGAGTAGAGGGTCGCGGTGAAGTAGACACTGCACAAGGCTTCAGAGTCCATGAGTTCTATCTCAGACCATATAATGAAGGTAAGAGCTGCAACTTAAAAATACGCATTTGAATATTATGTTTATtgcattaattaaaataatcttttgtcGGTCTCTATACATGAGTCTAGTTCTGTCAATGGATCGGATCAGCCTAAATACATATTCGAATTCATTTAATTTATCAAATTTGGATTGGCTCGGATCACATCTCAGATATTTTAGAGGTCGATCCATATCCAATCGTTTAATTTAATGGATAAACGGATCAGATTTTCGGATATTCATTAATCGATTTTATGTAACTTTTTCAGATATTCATTGATCCATTTTATGTAACTTTTGTACTGCTGttgtgttttaattatatgTTATCTGTTCTATAAAAGTATTTTATATAAtgttattctcatttttatatgaATACCGTTGTGAGTGACAAATGCATTACGAATGTCCAGGGTTTGGAATCTAGTCAATgtgttgaaggagaagaaaattGGTGTAGGTGCACATTGAGTGTCCAGGATGCAAGATATGATCTATGAATCATCAAACTTGTAGTATTTGATGTTTTAGTTTGTCTAAATAATTAAAACTCCACCAATGTATCATTTgtccaaattgaaacctaaaataaacgtaagggatcaatATATCTAATTAACAACATTAAGGGAAGTTTCGGTTATGTGGAACCTAAAATAAGGAGAAGAAAATTGGTGTAGGTGCACATTGAGTGTCCAGGATGCAAGATATGATCTATGAATCATCAAACTTGTAGTATTTGATGTTTTAGTTTGCTAAATAATTAAAACTCCACCAATGTATCATTTgtccaaattgaaacctaaaataaacgtaagggaccaatataTCTAATTAACAACATTAAGGGAAGTTTCGGTTATGTGGAACCTGTTAGTTTGCTTGTTATATTGCGAGTGCCACTGCAATTGCTTTGTTGCAATAGAATGTTATCATTTTCAAGTAGGCAACAGCTCAATGAATGTGAAATCTCAGGTCCATTAGAATTTAAACATTAATTTAGTATAGAATTTAAACATTAATTTGTTAATATCTTGTGTTAACTTCTCTTAAAAAGTATTGTTAATACAAACACAATGGGATGTTTCTGGTTCGAATATAAATTTGGGCATTCAACGACATTAAAACTCTTGTGAAGAGTTTATCGTTCATTTAGGTCTCACAAAACTCAAGAAACTAGTCTTTACGATCATACACAAAGGTACCccaattacaaataaaacaaagaaaagaaaaatgcaaTCTGACCCCAACACCATACTCTACTTTGATGGGAAAAGAAATCTTTATGCTCCCCTTAAACAGGTAGAAAAGATTATAAATGTTTTCAGTCTTTGCCTGTATCTCTGTCTCTAAAAACAGatgctattttttgtaaaattgcaTTAATATTAGTTATGTCTTTTTGAAGATTAATGTTGTAAGCTTATCTAGGGATAATCTtgcaacaaatttaaaaaaattatcgcaAAATATTATTCTTAAGAGACTTCAATATTGTGCCACATTTCAAATAATTAAGTCAAGAGAAAAAGGAAACAGCTTAGTAAACCAAATCTTatttatactcttttttttttttttgattgaaTCTTATTTATACTCTTCTGTCACACATAATTTTACATTTCTTTTGACAGGCACGGGCGAGGACTTATACATTATAATTTGTACATTGAATTAACTTCATTGATCTGTAATTAAGTAACCTATTTTGACGTAGACCAAATGacatttgaaatatataatcTTTAATATGCAATAAGTTTTTAAATAAGATGGCTACttgacaaattttttatttttttaaataagatagCAGTATAGAAAATCAGATAACAATTTGATTACTTTTGTTTTGACAAAGGTAAGCTCATagcatataataatttgttaaatACATATTGAAAATTTGGATCTAACTAGATGAGCTACCCTTGATTAATTATGTACATTTTACCATCAATATAATTAGAGCAAACCAAATGTCCGTTACGTCTCATCTTGATTTGGCTATACTTGTATGTAGCCAGCCATGTTAGCTTCACATGAGAGAGCCCTTTTTTTAAGGCTAAAAACTCATCAGTCAGCTCGGCCCTTTTCCTATTCAGCTTTGCCGCCTATTAAGAGAATAGTCAAGACAGTCCAACAATATAACCCTCCAAAGTAAACAAAGCTATACCATAGTCGGGTGTTAGGACAAATGCATGCAAAACACTTTTCAGGTCAGTCATCATCATCTGATAAACATACTAAATCTGCAGACGCAGCTTGATGCGATGAGTTAATCACCATGCTACTGCTATTGGGCCCAAATCTGGATAGGTTAGCGGGAGCCGTATCTGACAAACGCGAAATAACATTTGGGGAGGTTATATTAGATTGATTGCTAACATTCCCATGTGAACCCGTGAGAGGTAAGTTAGGAGTGGCTAATCTGCCTGCACTGTCAGGCCGGTATCCCGTTTGTGGATTAGACTGATGGGTTGTTGGTCTTTGCAAGGGTGGGACACGAGCATGTGAGGGAGAAATTGCTCGAAGGTTACTAGGAGCTGTCTGACTTAGATTTCGGAGTAGAAGAGGATGGAAACTGGAGGGTGGAACAGAATTTGGGGGTCTAGAAGATTGGAGATGTGGTGCAGGGGCACGTATCTCGCCACCAGTTTGAACATCTCGGGCGATTGAAGACCTAGTAGTGTTAATGAGAGGTGGTCTTGCAGAGACACCGGAGGAAGTTCCAGACTTATTGTAACCAGGCGGTACCATATGCTGTGACTTAGGAGCAATGGGGGGACTCAGCAGACTGGTTGCAGGAGGCTGACTGGGAGCAATGGAGGGACTCAGCAGACTGGTCGCAGGAGGCTGACCGGAAGAACCAGAAACCACTAATGACCGAGTAGCAGTTTGTTGACTCGAACGTTGATGCAACTGCCGCGGAAGTGAATCTGAAATCAAGATAGAGATTAGAAAAAATACTCGAAACAGAAAACTCAGTGCTGCAAGCCTTCCACATTTAGTGATTTGTATGCCTGCTGCTGAATAGATTACATAAACAAGACATGAATGCAAACACACTATGCGCAagagtattttgtttttttgggataagagtacatattttatttatttttggacaaaGGATAAGAGTACATATTTAAGTGTGTACCTTTGCCATCCTATCCCAATGTTAGACTAATTCGACCAACCAAGAACAATAATACCATAAAACtactgaaacaatttttttaaaaactgcaTATATAATTTTGCTTAAAATTGGCCttcttagaaaaaaataaataataagagAACCAAATTATTATCCTTGGCAAGGACTCTCACAGCCTTAGTAGTATCTGCCAACTCAGGTTTATTGCTTCGGTAGAAACTTGATcagtcaacaaaaaaacaacagaTGGCAAggaaagataaataaattaataaaccaCCAACACGAGACATAGTTGGAAAGGAATTGAAGTGAAGTTTGGTTTCGGTAACCAATCAAAATCAGAGCTTTAAAAGCAATGTTAACACTTAGATGTCTATGAAAAACAAACATACCATGTTGCATTCCTGAAGCACCGGGTGCTTTAAGATCCAAGCATTTAGACCTAAAAGCATCAGCCAATAACTTATTCACACAAACTGTGTTAAGATTTGTATCCAAAGTCTTCTTTGTTCGCTGAAATTCAACTTCCATCTCTTGAAATTTAACATCATACTTTTTTCGAAGCTCCGCTAATTCCTTTTCAAAATCAGATTTCAACCGCAATTTCTGCTCCAACAAGAATAATACTTTAGTAATCAGAAAAGATAGGAACCTAGAATAAGTATTCATCAGATTAAGGTCATATGAGTAAACCAGAAACTAACCGAATCTTCATGGCTTTTCGAAGTTTGTTCTAttgctttttgtattttttcaaattcaattttcagTGGATCATAGGACAAATGTGGAAGCCTTGTGGAAGACGAAGGGGCTGTAGATTGGATAGGGTGATTATTCATCTCCAAAGGAGTTGACAAATTTCTTGGGTTGGCAGACTGTGTTCTAACTCTACTGGCTGTAACTGAATCAAGATCTGAATTTGAGACAGGGTGCACGGCAGCTTGATTTGAATGTAAAAAAAGTGCTGAATTTGAGTGTGGCTGCGCAACATTTTTATTTGGAACCGCAGAAGATGGTTCAGGATGATGAGTGGGGATATCTGGTACATTGCTCGGCTGATGTTCATCTTCAGTTGCTAAATGAAAATTAGACAAACCCAGCATACCCAAGTTGGAAGAGAGCTCTGCAGCAGCTAATTGATGCACCTGCTTTGGAGGCACCGTGATTTGATTGGCTGGTACAACATCAGCTGAACGAGATGCCAGTTGAACTTGTTCATAAGAATTTTGCATTTCCCCAGCTGAATCCTTGTCAGCAGCAGACTCCACAGACGGCAATTGTTGCCCTTGTTCTAGAGGCTCCATGACATTAACTGGTCTAGAAGATACTGGAGCACTGGTCACAGTTCCGAGTACTCCTCCCTCCAGGTCATTTGTGGTACTATTATCCACCAGCACAGCATTTGTTGAAGGCTCTATATCCTTATGACAATCTGCCACTGCATGACTATTTTCTGGCACAGTGACAGGAATATCTCCATCAGGAATACTCAAGAGTCCATCAGGTATTTGTTGCTCCAAAGGTGGATTTGAAAGGGAAATTGTATCTCGACAACTGGTTGAACAAGCAGCTTGACAAGGCCTTGGTGATGAAACACCATCTATAACTGGCACATCTATTGAACCTCTGTCGGATATTTGAGCCACATATGAAGGGGGACTCTGCAGCAGACAATCAGTGAAATTGACGGCCTCAGACATTTCAACATGTACCTGTCTTTTTGATACACTTACAGAGTCCCCTCCATTAGTAGTTTCTTGCACTTCACCTGGAATTTGCCCTTCAGGTACGCTTGATGAGACTCCATCAGAACACTGGTGCACTGGATGTGTGGCATTCTCACAATCTGGCAAGCATGCGGTACCTAAACTAGGAATCTCACAACCATCTCGAGACCGATGGCCAAAATTTGCACACCTATTATCTTCATCTGTCATGCTTGTAGCACAATCAGAATTCTGTTCTCTGCAATCTGGCAAGCACGCGGTATCTAAACTAGGCTTCTCACAACCATCTCTAGACTCATGGCCAAAATTTTCAGACCTAATAGCTTCATCTGTCATGCTTGTAGCACCATAAGAATTCTGCTCTCTGGAATGGGAAAGTTTAGAGAGAATATTTTCCTGACTGACATGTTGATTTTCAGTTGTATTATGGTCCTCATTTCCAGAGACTGCCCGATCATTTGAAACCATAATGTCCATTTCATTAGCCCTGTCATGCTTGACCAGAGAATTTTGTTGTTCAACTGTTTTATCAACTGAAGGGGAATTTTTTTGAGGAACCACAGCCCCAGTCTCTTTCATGGATTCAGCCACATTATCACACATCTGCGAGTAATCAAACCCAGTCCCAAGTTCCTTTAAAGCAACTATGTTTCGCAATTCGTTTTTTGCCCAAGATTTCAAATCTTCCACCCAAGTGGTCTCACAGTCTTGAACCTTTAATATATGAGCTGAATGTTTGTCCTCGAGATCTTTGAGACTTGTTTCATACTGAAATTCCAGATCTTCAATCCTTTTTTGATGTTCaatgttcaaaattttgagcATTTCTATTCTCGTCACCTCATTAGGAGAGCAGGATCGCGTGAATGCTAACTCTATTGTGTATTTTCTCTCCAATTCAGCCTTTTGAGCCTCATTAGACGCTCTCAACCTTTGTTTCTCTTCCTGGTGCATAAGGCGTATCTTATTCAGcgttttttcacactttttctgaatttttttaatgctTTTGGACAAATCTTTTTTGAACAATTCAACCTCTTGTGCCACTCCAGTACATGAAACTCTTGGTGATTTAGAAGCTTTTGGAGAAGAAGTATTATTACAATTTTCTGTACgatgtaaaaatattttctttagaCACCGCAGCATAGAAAAAATGAGGTCCACCTCTCCTTTCTTAcagtcaaaattcaaattttgttccGCAAGAATAAGAGAAGCCTTGTGGTCAAGTTTGTGATTTAGCAAAGAAGCAGCAGTCCAAATCTGAAATTTGCATAATACAAGGAGGGGATTATCAGTCATACTTATACATTATACTTATACATTACATACAAATAAATGCAACCACGGAATATATGCATTTACAAGAGGTAGAAAACAAAGTCCTATAACAACCTATTTTACATATTATTAACTACAATATACTAGAAAAAAAAgcaaagaggaaaaaaaagtgATGTGACAGTAACATTCTCTCCGTTTCAAATGGAATAAAAAAGAACTGAGAAAAAAAGAGTGAAATTTATACAtattaagaacaaatattaAACAGAAGGAGGAAAATCATGTTGAGCTTTATATCTATCCTATGCTTTATATCTATCCTATGCTTAAGTTTTGTCCAttactatttttctttcttccataTTATCTTCCACAAATATGATGACAAAATGACTACAAGCCAAGTTTATTTGATTATACTTGTGCCCTGCACTGATGACAATGAGGCTTGAGTCTAGCCATGTTATGAACGAGCTCACTAAACAACGCAGAGCAAGATCAGCccaaacaaaaatttcaaagcaTACATGCAGTTGACTAACCAGATCAAGTGCAAACAAAAAATTGCTTTGATGGTTGGCTTGCAACAGAAAAATGTCAAATGTgtgaaaaatcaacaaatttattattggatttccccaaaaataaataagatacaCACACAATACACAAAATTAGGGAAGCTAGATAGGATAAAACGAAATCAAATTCCAGAAAATACTACTGCTTGAAAGGAAAAAGAAGCCCAAATTTTAACAAGAGTCACATATCAGAGTATGGAAAGAATCAagaataaataaacaaacaaaacaccaattttatttattttatttaagaaaacatAAGCTATAACAGAAACAAGGATGTGATAGAGAAGGGGTGATTGAAGAAAAGGATTTTATAGATAAAAATGCAAGAAATATTCTGACCAGAGATATTTGAAAAGCCTGTAATATTGACACGGGTTCCCTATCGACATGGTGATGGTTCATAACATACTCAAGAAAATTGTCAACCATATTCTTGACATTATCCTGCATTAGAAAATATGTCACCATAACATCAAATTCAAACTAATAATAGAGCTCAGATTTCGTTAGCACAAACAATCTGGTAATAAAAATGCAATCTTGTAAGGGGCCAATGCAGGAAAACAAACAGAGAGTAAAACTTAACAAAGAGAAAAACATGCTGCATACTGGAAGAAGAAGAACGTCACAGAGCTTTGTGATCTGTGGCTTCAGCAAAAGATGTAAGCTCCTCTGCTCATCATGTATTCTGCCGTTTTTCTCGGATCCAACACCATTATCCTGAGGTTTATCTGGTATTTGATCAAGCAAACAAAGTGAGTAAGGTTGATCAAGCAATAAAAGTGAGAAATGACAGTAATTAACATTGAATGGCTACACCAACACAAATACTTGAACTAGGAAAGAATTGAGTGACTTTACCCACTAGATCTCCAAAGATTCCTGCAAAAGTATATTACTGGCCTCAGAGGATATATCATAAAAACACCAAAGATAATTCTTACTATTAGTTAGTTAACCTCATTAATGACCTGTTTGttactaatcaatttaaaagcAATTATGATAGAAATAATTTAGAGATGTTTAGAAGAAGCAGAAACTTTTAAGTTTGtcttattttttaaagtaatttttaaCTTGTTTGCATACAATAACATAGGACTAGAAGTGCTTATTTTCgacaaaataacatttttaagaaaaatcacattttttaaaacctggtaaaaaaaagtatattggAAAAACAATAGGTTTTAATGATAATTCTCAGGTACTTTCATATTTAGTTTAAACATATGCCTCTTTCAAAAAAGgtgattttttttcacaaagTTTGCATAACAACCAGCCACTAACCTGCCTTGACTCCAGTGGGTAACTTTTCACCTTCAGATTTCGATGTAGGCTGATCAACAGTATTGTTGCTCACTTTCATGCGCTTCTTTGTTATGCCTTCATTCACAGGGTTGGTCCCACCTTCCAAATTATTGAAACAATGAACTCTCTTCCGGCTCCGCTGAGATGGACTACTTGAGTACTTCCATCGAAAATGTTTTCCCTCCAATAGTTTAGTCCAAAAAGTTTGTGGTGACTCTTCATCCAGCGACCCAAGTTTCAGTTCACCAAGCAAAGGAAAATTGGAACAGTAGGATCCTCCGTTTTGCTGGACTTTCAATAAAATTGAGTGACTGCTCGTGTCCGAATCTTCACCAGCATCAGATAGACAGGATGTGAACTCTGAAACTGTTTTTTCTAGCAGTGGTATAGGACTTGACGTAGAAGTTGAACCGTCAAGGGAAACCCCCAACTCGTCAAAAAGACGAGAAGCACCCCACATCAAGAGAGTATGATTGAGACCCCGGCTTGAATATAGACAGTTTATGTCTAGGGCCTTATCTTGCGTAGCAAGAATTAAAGCTTTCTCTTCAGCAGTGAAAGCTGTATATAAACGGAACATTTTGATAAATTGAAACTGTGAATCAAGTGTTATCTTCTGAAGGGATCTTAGATCATTCATTGGGTTCCAATCACTATCAAATATAATAACAGTGTCAATTGATGACAATTTTATGCTAGGAAGGCAGGCACTAGTTTCCATCAGAAAGACAAATCGCTTATTATTCTTGTCATTAAATTTCTTCATGGCAGCTTGCTTCTTAGAAGATGAAAGACTTTTATCAATTCTTTCAAATGAATCTACATCAAATCTTTGTCGCAGGAAGTCATCTAAAATATCTCCAATTGAATCCTTTCCAATAGACTGCAAATTCAATAACAAATTCTTATAACTCAATTACCTAGTTTCCCTCAAGCGGATGAACACACAATATAAAAGAAAGCGGCGTATGACATTCACTATGCAGTCACCAACAGACATACACAAGTACAGTCAGAAAATTAGAAAAAGTGGTCATGACGATGCCAAAAAAACAACCACCATGCCTCCGTGcatttgatttgctaaaaaaagaATGACTAGACAATACAAGAatccttgtttaatttttgaaaattgctGTGGGACAAAGCAAAACAAATCAAAGATGACAGTAGATGGGAAAAAAGTGCAAAAATGTGTTTCTCAAGAAAATCAAAGGATAACTTTTAGTCCCATGcacaatttaaagaaaaaacaaaaattccaCTTCTTGATAGATAACACTCATCCTCAAGTCCCCTTCTCTCCATCAATGGTTTTAACCTTTCTCCATCCCTCTCTTCCCCTCCTCTACTCGAAACTGTTTGTGTTGTACAATTACTACCAAACAATGAAGAGAATCAAAAGTTATGTCGTGAAGTGAACTAGTATATGTTGTTAATCTCGGATAGCGGCGTGTAGCGCCGACCCTCAAAAATGCTATTGCGGTATAGCGGGTAGTGCTATAGCGGTATAGCGGTCATgtacaaattaaacataaattccaacaacatacataaaatagaaaaatacccaaaattaaaaggactttcttacttaataattatactaaatattgtcatttaccATCAAAATAGGTTCTAAATAAAGACTAATAACATTCCATGATTTTACTTCTCCCGATATCCTCAACCGATGCTTCTTTGCTCTTGTTATTCCTCCACTGGaagggtgaaaacaaaaatcacaaataATTGTTTTCTTGCTGCTGTCTTTATAAGAATTCCACTTCCAACCTATATCAAGGTTGTCACTAGTAGGCTTAATGAAGCCTCTGTTATCAGCAGTTCTAGAAGATGGTGCCATTGCGCTACCAAACCGCTCACTTAtgatttatttccaaaataaggattttcatcaatttttttccctccaaaACGCTAAAGCGGCCAAATAGCGCTACCAAACCGCTACGCCACCGCTACCAAAACGCTATTTTCCTGCAAATCGCGGCCGCTATTTCCGCTTCTCTAAATAGAGGAAAGCAGCCTTATAGCATAGCAGAGAGGTGGTAAAACGCTACGCTATAGCGCTATAGCAACATCCTAGGAACTAGTTACTCTTAAAGAGTCTTATTCATTAATGATAAAAACATGTTTCTAAGCTGTCGAAACTCTAAAACAATGCTCTATTCACTAATACCGTAATACGATCCTAACCAATCTTAAAAGAAAACTTGAACAGTGACAGTGAGATTTCTCTTACTCTAACAAGTAAAATTTTACCTCTCTCAATCACACACATAtatcaacaacacaacaacaacaaacaaacaaacaaacaaaaaaagccTTATCCCACTAGGTGGAGTCAACTACATGGATatggatcaaatgacaccataATGCACTTATCTTAGATCATATCTTTAACCAAATCATTGACATCTAATCATGGTAGTCGGAATCACGAGTCAACTCATAAGAGCATACGAGACCACAATGTTGCTGCCACTGAGTGTGCCTGTGCAAGGCTAAGATCGCAAGTGGTGTGGGCGCGGCAGAATCAGCGCACAAAGCCACGGGATCATATGCATCAGTGTATTTTTGTCGAGTTGCAAAGAAGACACCTACTGGGTGTGTGGGTCAAGTATGTGACCCGGTTATGGAGTAACACAATAGTGTTTTTCACAAAGCATGGAAAGAAACTCATAGGCGATATATGGGAAGATAGTTTGCAAAATGCATACCTGGAAAAGCACGAGTGCCCGTAAGTTATTTTTTCTCAACTCTGTGAGCATTGAATCAAGTAGTTGCAGCTTGCCACTTGCTTTTATTCCAACATTTAGATACTCAACTAATTTTTCTTTGTCACTCGGATAATCAACTTCTTCAAGGTCCTTGAATAGTAAAGTTTGCACGGACGGATCATTAACATAGGGATGATTACAACACTGTCGAGAGATACCACAACCaaaaaatgaaaccatttagaAAGTTCATAGCCACTTGGCAGCTGTGGAGTTAATTGAATAAGTAAAGAAACACCATAGCAACTATTGCAAAAAATACTcagttgtttaccaaattcgtTCTAGTTTTTTGTTAGGGGGGCCAAATAAACTTCagaatatatacataaaaaattatatacaaaaaggattttaatgattaaaatagataaattctTCAATTTAACCACATGAATCCAAACCTATTTTGATAATTGGTTGATGAATCTCAGATAGTAGGTTTAACTCCAACACATAAATTGGCTTGTAAGGCGAGAATTGTCAAGGCTTTGTAAGCTCTATTTAGGTCATATCACTAGGAGGTGTGAGATTTGTACTTTACTCAAGCACAACCCCACACCCAGAGCTCTTGTGTCTTCTGCCTGAACAATTTTGGTAGCGCAACAATGAATCTAGGATAGTCTCCAATATTATCTTAGGTTTTCAGCCTAACCCAACCCCACAAAACtagcttgtaaagtgaggattgttAAACTTGGATAAGCTCTATTTAGGCCATATCACTAGGCGAAATAGGACTTTATCCAATAATGAATCGTGCATGTATCAGATTGACTAAAACAGATGTTCAgtatttgaaaataattaaaaaaaatattgaaatgataaaattttaaatatttcactTGATAATAGTAAAGAATTATGATCAATCTATCAATAAACATTTAATGATAATAAAGGAAAACTAATCAGTACTGTACTAACTAAAAATTGCGGAATAAAACAGCTAGAATCTAAACCAAATATATGTATGTGATCTTTGATATTTTGCAGtctaagaaaataattaaaaaagtgaaaCTTAACCTTCCGGATAGAAATAAGGACATCACGAATGGCCCCAACACAATCAATCTTGGGTGACGAGCAAAGAATTGAAGAATTTGAAAGTAAAGTAGCACAATATTGCTCAAGCTGCACGTGAGATATCTGTGCAGGAACCCAATACTCAACAAACCTATAGGAGTCAGACTTGCATCTGTTTGCAATATGACTTGACAATTTCTCCTTCGGCTGAACAACACTTTCATTGGAACTATATATTAAACTATCTTTTTCATTATCATTTTGACCATCAAGAGCCAGAACATTTTTGTCTTCCACAGCGCTATCCTGAAAAGCCAGTAGGATTAAATAGGCAACAAAACAAATTTGAGATGAGGGACAAGGCCAAACCTATACATCAAAAGAAACAAACCTTCAGGTGTCCAGTTCCACTTGTGTAGTCACTCTTATCCTTCTGCACCATGGTTGGCTCAGTGTCATCTTCGTCCTGATCCTAATGAAAAGATACAAAAATATGAGACTTCCCACAAATtcacataaacaaataaatgTACAGGGATACATAttgataattttaatttaagggAAGAGATTTGATGTCTGGTCACCAGaggattgttgattaattatTAACCAGCAATCTATCATTAGTGTTGCGGCCCCCATATTAATTTGTTAGAGAAATAGTATTGTAAGcctttttgcaaaaaaaaaaaatcaagtaaaTTGATAGAAGGGGGACGATGTGGATAAAAGAAATCCAACCAACCTCAGCTGCACATGGATCGCACGACTCCTTGACTGTAGGATTATAATCTAACCTGCAAAGTAAAGAACCAATCACTTAGACGTGAAAAACACTTAATATGTTGAA
Coding sequences within it:
- the LOC123896807 gene encoding helicase protein MOM1-like isoform X4 translates to MVNSTRASQKAKDEENVRVTRSREKAKINGHPNLLDTDSTRKSTRETPLRKTNASSSSTQKSEQVEKATLPAPEARRKSERVEKKKTPSPLTKSGKTRNPSSSSSPSDSKSAGSLGSISRQKLQKEKSVKQLAFEAPEVTENEEHNVGTSQVKIKRMDARMYRSLFKDGKKGTIKKLSIGNCSDNKEVSKNGTLPSEDAKAKETRVDSSIDGQKCQSKGDNCSGAKIDELSKGSCSDINEVSKHGTLPSEDDKANETRVDSRLSGPMTNLAENNVTPGSFIPSNTPTYETSVVPIRVQSDCCREETLPTLASGNSILDDDDMVSNNAGLGGGENLAPSKRKVITVDTESNVSSTISKGDNANLIPDALPSKLGGNESCSKRTRLDYNPTVKESCDPCAAEDEDDTEPTMVQKDKSDYTSGTGHLKDSAVEDKNVLALDGQNDNEKDSLIYSSNESVVQPKEKLSSHIANRCKSDSYRFVEYWVPAQISHVQLEQYCATLLSNSSILCSSPKIDCVGAIRDVLISIRKCCNHPYVNDPSVQTLLFKDLEEVDYPSDKEKLVEYLNVGIKASGKLQLLDSMLTELRKNNLRALVLFQSIGKDSIGDILDDFLRQRFDVDSFERIDKSLSSSKKQAAMKKFNDKNNKRFVFLMETSACLPSIKLSSIDTVIIFDSDWNPMNDLRSLQKITLDSQFQFIKMFRLYTAFTAEEKALILATQDKALDINCLYSSRGLNHTLLMWGASRLFDELGVSLDGSTSTSSPIPLLEKTVSEFTSCLSDAGEDSDTSSHSILLKVQQNGGSYCSNFPLLGELKLGSLDEESPQTFWTKLLEGKHFRWKYSSSPSQRSRKRVHCFNNLEGGTNPVNEGITKKRMKVSNNTVDQPTSKSEGEKLPTGVKAGIFGDLVDKPQDNGVGSEKNGRIHDEQRSLHLLLKPQITKLCDVLLLPDNVKNMVDNFLEYVMNHHHVDREPVSILQAFQISLIWTAASLLNHKLDHKASLILAEQNLNFDCKKGEVDLIFSMLRCLKKIFLHRTENCNNTSSPKASKSPRVSCTGVAQEVELFKKDLSKSIKKIQKKCEKTLNKIRLMHQEEKQRLRASNEAQKAELERKYTIELAFTRSCSPNEVTRIEMLKILNIEHQKRIEDLEFQYETSLKDLEDKHSAHILKVQDCETTWVEDLKSWAKNELRNIVALKELGTGFDYSQMCDNVAESMKETGAVVPQKNSPSVDKTVEQQNSLVKHDRANEMDIMVSNDRAVSGNEDHNTTENQHVSQENILSKLSHSREQNSYGATSMTDEAIRSENFGHESRDGCEKPSLDTACLPDCREQNSDCATSMTDEDNRCANFGHRSRDGCEIPSLGTACLPDCENATHPVHQCSDGVSSSVPEGQIPGEVQETTNGGDSVSVSKRQVHVEMSEAVNFTDCLLQSPPSYVAQISDRGSIDVPVIDGVSSPRPCQAACSTSCRDTISLSNPPLEQQIPDGLLSIPDGDIPVTVPENSHAVADCHKDIEPSTNAVLVDNSTTNDLEGGVLGTVTSAPVSSRPVNVMEPLEQGQQLPSVESAADKDSAGEMQNSYEQVQLASRSADVVPANQITVPPKQVHQLAAAELSSNLGMLGLSNFHLATEDEHQPSNVPDIPTHHPEPSSAVPNKNVAQPHSNSALFLHSNQAAVHPVSNSDLDSVTASRVRTQSANPRNLSTPLEMNNHPIQSTAPSSSTRLPHLSYDPLKIEFEKIQKAIEQTSKSHEDSKLRLKSDFEKELAELRKKYDVKFQEMEVEFQRTKKTLDTNLNTVCVNKLLADAFRSKCLDLKAPGASGMQHDSLPRQLHQRSSQQTATRSLVVSGSSGQPPATSLLSPSIAPSQPPATSLLSPPIAPKSQHMVPPGYNKSGTSSGVSARPPLINTTRSSIARDVQTGGEIRAPAPHLQSSRPPNSVPPSSFHPLLLRNLSQTAPSNLRAISPSHARVPPLQRPTTHQSNPQTGYRPDSAGRLATPNLPLTGSHGNVSNQSNITSPNVISRLSDTAPANLSRFGPNSSSMVINSSHQAASADLVCLSDDDD